In one window of Zingiber officinale cultivar Zhangliang chromosome 11A, Zo_v1.1, whole genome shotgun sequence DNA:
- the LOC122032554 gene encoding uncharacterized protein LOC122032554, protein MEGADDHRRKRRRRRSGDEGALEVALAAAATALFLSGLGKLLPLALSLLAPPPFLLLLLNLVIAAVVAASVSIPPDRKCRGSEKRKNDRKKRWSSAEQGSLAVSVNGDGLTPEEEEGGGDAAEVNARAEAFIAAFRRQLRLDSAR, encoded by the coding sequence ATGGAGGGAGCCGACGATCACCGCCGCAAGCGACGGAGACGGCGGAGCGGAGATGAAGGCGCGTTGGAGGTGGCGCTGGCTGCGGCGGCGACCGCGCTCTTCCTCTCAGGACTCGGAAAGCTTCTGCCTTTGGCCCTCTCGCTGCTCGCTCCGCCGCCGTTCCTCCTGCTGCTTCTCAACCTCGTCATCGCCGCCGTAGTGGCGGCCTCCGTCTCCATTCCCCCCGATCGAAAGTGCAGGGGAAGCGAGAAGAGGAAGAATGACAGGAAGAAGCGCTGGAGCTCCGCGGAGCAGGGGAGCTTGGCGGTTTCTGTTAATGGCGATGGGTTGACGCcggaagaggaagagggaggaggagacgCGGCGGAGGTGAACGCTCGAGCGGAGGCGTTCATAGCGGCGTTCCGGAGGCAGCTGAGGTTGGACTCAGCAAGGTGA